The DNA segment CCCATCTAGCTTGAGCCGCCCGTAGAGCGGCTTGGCCAGATTGTCGGCCACCGCCGCCTCGCAGTCGGACTGGTTAGCCGCCACAATGCGATCGGCATTGGCCTCCAGGGCAGCGGCCACCGCCTCAATCGCCCGGTTCTTGGCCTCCGTAGACAGGCTCGCCAGGGTTTGCGCCGCCTGGCGAGTGGCCTGGGCGATCGCCAACAGCGGTTGAGTAGCAGCGTCCTGGGCAAGGGGAGAAATGGTCATAGCAATTAAGGCAACCCGGCAATACTCCAGTCTACCGCCTCAACGCAGAACGATTTCAGCCTCCAGATCCTCTAGCTCCATCACCCCCATCACCCCCACCCTCCCCATCACCCCCAACATCCCCCTCACCCCCGCCCCCCTAATCCTCCACCGGCTCATCCAAATGCTCCGACGCTTCCCGATAGAGATTAAAGATGTGATCGTCCTTGAGGCAGTAGAGCACGTTGCGGCCCTGCTTGCGGTAGCTGACCAGGCGCGTCGCCCGCAAGATCCGCAGCTGGTGCGACACCGCCGACTCGCTCATAGCCACGGCGGCGGCCAGTTCCCCCACCCGCATTTCGCCCAGGGCCAGGGCCGAGAGAATGCGCCAGCGGTTGGGGTCGCCCAGCACGCCAAAAAACTCGGCCATGCGCTGGGCCTTTTCTAGGCTCAAGATCTCGTCCACAGGCGATGAGTCAGCCGGGGGGCAGGAGGGGGCATCGAGCGGGGGGCGATCGTCAGCCATACCAATCGCCCCTGGAGCATCACCATCATCTACAGGCATATCCCAAAAATCACCGCGCACAAAAAGTGGTCACCACAACCCATGAACACCTGTTCACATGTTATAGTTAATCCATGAACAGGTGTTCAAAGGTTTGAGCATCAGTTTAGTTCACCTAGCCGACGAGGAAACTTGCCATGACCACCGTTACCCAGATGAAATGCGCCTGCGATTCGTGCCTCTGCATTGTTGACACCAGCCAGGCCGTAGAGAAAGAGGGCCACTATTTTTGTAGCGAAGCCTGCGCCAACGGCCACCCCGAGGGGTCTGCGGGCTGCGGCCACCCCGGCTGCGGCTGCAACAGCTAGGCCATCCCGATGGCAGGGTGTAGGGAATTCGAATCCCCGCACCCTGCTCTTCCCGTCCACCGCTAGAAGCCTAAACCCTCTTAAAATTAGGGAATCAGGCAAACCAGGGGGACAGATTCAATCCATGGCGCAAAATGACCCTAACCGGGTGCTCCGGCTGCTGCCGCTGGTGGCAGGCGGCCTGGGCGGTACCCTACTCCTCGTCAACC comes from the Nodosilinea sp. PGN35 genome and includes:
- a CDS encoding helix-turn-helix transcriptional regulator, whose amino-acid sequence is MAEFFGVLGDPNRWRILSALALGEMRVGELAAAVAMSESAVSHQLRILRATRLVSYRKQGRNVLYCLKDDHIFNLYREASEHLDEPVED
- a CDS encoding metallothionein, which translates into the protein MTTVTQMKCACDSCLCIVDTSQAVEKEGHYFCSEACANGHPEGSAGCGHPGCGCNS